The genomic window TTGCTACCCTGGGCAAGGAATGCCAACTGCGCACTTTTGTGGCATTCGACAAAGGCATCATCCAATACCAAAAAGACGAAGTGTACGATGGACTGGACGTGCTGATATGTACGCTGAAAAGATTAACTGAATTGATTAACATCAACGGCGTACCCATGACCAAAATTAACCTGATTGTGCTAGACGATGCCGACAGCCTGATAACCAACCGCTACCATGCCATCATTTATCGCATTGCCGATGGCGTTAAAAAAGCTCAAATAGTGGTTGCGGCAGACCGTTGGCACCATAAATTAAACGATTTATCAGACAGGATAATGAAGACCCCACAAATAGTTGATTTGGGCGCCTAAACCCATAAAGCGCAATTGGAATAAAAAACATAAAAGCTTCCTTCGGATATATTGCAGCACAACAACCTATACCTAACCAATGCGGTATTGCCGACTATTGTTTTTTATGGCCAGCACCAAACAATACCCCAATATTTAAAGTTATTCGGACGTTTCCCTGCGAGCCGGGCTATCCGCTCTATCTTTTTTAAGCTTATATGCACCTATTCCCAGACGAATATATCTGGTATAGCTTATAACTATGCGAAGCGGAAAATTTTCCGTACCACCGTTCTCCAACTCGTTGATGTCGGTATCCCCAATTGGCCAGCTTGTGCTACCGGTTCGGAGTGCTATATTTCTTTAAAATCCCCGGCACGGCATCCCTACATTTACTGGCCTGCTCACAAAGCAACTTGTAATAGGCATAAATAATGAAAAACAAACTTTATTTCTTTTAACAACAATTTTAAGCTATAATTACCACGATCGAACAACTTATGCTTCCCATACAAAATTTTGTTTTAAACGCTATAAACACTTATTTTGGAAACGAAATGCTTTTAATTTAGAACTGAAACGAAGTACATTATTTTTTACCAATATTCTTCAGTATGAAAAATCTTACTTACCTATTAAAAATCAAGCTGTATTTACTGCTAGTATTTATTTCTTCACCTAATTTATTTGGGCAGGTAACTGCACTAAAAGTAATCCCCGAGGTGCAACAGTTTGTTGCCAAAAACGGAAACTACACCTTACCTGGTTCTATACAAATAAAGGTTCATACCGGTAAAAACGACAGCTTGATGCTCATTGCCACACAGTTAAAGGAGGAGTTGCAAAGTATGTTACAAATTAATGCCAGCATATCCGCTACATCTGCCCTAAAAGCCGCGTCAAAAAATGAAATTCTCATCAGCTACAGCCACACAGCACTTAAAAATACAGAAGCCTATACGCTGGAACTGGATACCAATACCGGTATCACCATTCAGGGCGCTTCCCGAAACGGTGTATTTTGGGCAACACGTACCCTGTTACAACTAGCCAAAAACCATGAAAAAACTATCCCCTGCGGCATTATTACAGACTATCCTGATTTTCCGAATCGTGGATTTATGTTAGATGTTGGCCGGAAATTTTTTACGATAGATTATTTAAGAGACTATGTAAAAATTCTGTCGTATTATAAGATGAATGAATTTCATGTTCACTTAAACGACAATGGTTTTAAAGCCTACTACGATAACGACTGGTCGAAAACCTATGCAGCCTTCCGCCTGCAAAGTGATACTTACCCCGGTTTGGCAGCAAAAGACGGGCATTATACAAAAGAAGAATTTCGCGACCTGCAACGCCTGGGCATGCAATACGGTGTTAATGTAATTCCCGAAATTGATATTCCTGCCCACTCCCTGGCGTTTACACGTTATAATCCTGATCTGAAAGCCTCGGCACCTTATGCTGATGATCATTTGGCTATACTTGATGATGAAAAACTGCCCCATATCTATCGTTTTTTCAATCAGCTTTTTGACGAATATATTAAGGGTGATAATCCTGTTTTTATAGGTCCCGATGTGCACATTGGTACTGATGAGTATATAAAAGAAGGCAAAGGCCGAGATGTGGATAATAACCAGGCAAAGCGCTTTCGTGAATTTACCAATTATTATATCAATTACATTGCCAATTCAGGTAAAACGCCACGACTCTGGGGCGGATTAGAGTGGCTCAAAGACAAGCCATTAACCGAAGTTAAACCTGCCGGGAATGCAGTGATGAATGCCTGGAGTAAAGATTGGGTGAATGCCGAAAAAATGCTTGCAGATGGTTTCAGAATAATATCTACACCCGACACCTGGTTGTATATAGTGCCAGCGGCGGGTTACTATAGAGATTTCTTAGATACGCAATGGCTTTATACCAATTACAGACCCGAAAAAGTGAATAGCGTGGTCACCTTACCCAACTTTCAACCGGGACTATTGGGCTCAACTTTTGCCGTGTGGAATGACATTTGTGAAAATGGAATTTCTCAATTAGACGTTCATTACCGCACTATGCCTGCCATAAAAGTAATGGGATCGAAAAATTGGAAAGTAGCACCTGCCAAATCCTTTGAAGCATACCAACTATTGGCTCATAATTCTTCCGACGGCCCTGATGTAAATTTAAGCGGTATTTATAGCCAGCATGAGCTACAGGCTATTGCCGCCAAATTAGGCAATAAGGCAATAAGTTTTAATGGTAAGAAAGAGGTGATCCTTGGAGGAACAGATTTAGGATACAATTATGACCTGTCGTTTGATATTAAACCCAAAAACAACAACAAAAATAATGCGATCCTTTTTCAGAGTAGCTATGGAACTTTGAGCGTTAACACCAATGGTTCGGAGAAATTAGGATTTTCGCGCGATGGTTATACCTATACCTTTAATTTTATACCCAATAACAACCGTTGGCAAACCATCCGATTGGTTGGCGATTATAAAAGTGTTACGCTTTATGTAGATGGAAAAAAAACAGATCATTTAACGGCCTACAAAAAAACCGAAGGCCTGCCCAAGGGGTTCAATTTTCAGCAAACTCTCACCTTCCCTTTAGAGAAAATAGGGGATGCTAAAAATGGATTTATAGGTGAGATTAGAAACTTACAGTTAAGCTATATCAAGGCGCAAATGTAATATAATTTAACCTTAGCTCATTTTTAAAAGTATGATATATAAGGGATTGACATGTGTCATAGTATTCTAATATAATAGTGACGTAATTTAATGTGGTTAAACCATTAATATAAGCGCTGCTATGAAAACTATTTTTTTTCCTTTGCTACTCTCTTGTTTGGTTATGTTTGCACTTGCCTGTAATAAGGATAATGAACCAAGTGCGCTTTCTCCGGAAGAATACCAAGTTAGCGGTAGAGTTGAAAAAGGACCATTTGTTAAAGGTTCGCAAATAAATGTGTACGAATTAACTGCCGACCTTAGTCCTACAGGTCGTAGCTTTACGGCCAGTATTACCGACAATAGCGGGAGCTTTAATTTAGGACAAATAGAACTGGCATCACCTTTTATAGAGTTGGTGGCACAGGGTTATTTTTATAATGAATTCAGTGGTGAGTTATCTGATTCGCAAATTACATTACGATCGGTGGTGGATTTAAGAAATAAATCCTCGGTAAATGTAAATATCATAACTCACTTAATGAGAGACAGAATTATAGCACTTTTTGCGAAAGGGAAGTCCTTTTCGGATGCCTACGTGCAAGCGCAAATGGAGGTAATGAAAGCCTTTGCCTTACAACAATTCAGTGATAAGGACGCAATAACTTTTTCCGTGGTATCTGGCACGGATCAAGCGGCTGCATTAATTGTTGTTTCGGCAACATTGCTCAAAGATAGAGCGGAAGGTAGCTTCACCGAATACATGGCAGAACTGCAGGCACAACTTAAAGTGGACGGTGCTTTTTCCGAGAAAAACAAGCAGGAGCTATGGTCCAACGCTAGTAGTCTTAAGTTGGATGCTATCGCAAAAAATCTTGTCAATCGTTATACCTCAATTGGAGAGCAGATAACTGTTAAAGATTTAAACTACTTTGTAGATTGGGATG from Saccharicrinis carchari includes these protein-coding regions:
- a CDS encoding DEAD/DEAH box helicase is translated as MKLKKLIPELVSGIINAGFDKAPRAIQEQAIPKIKSGADLLLLSPAGSGKSTALVMGTIQQLKKPFEEAPRAIIITSSKEKAFEMEAQFATLGKECQLRTFVAFDKGIIQYQKDEVYDGLDVLICTLKRLTELININGVPMTKINLIVLDDADSLITNRYHAIIYRIADGVKKAQIVVAADRWHHKLNDLSDRIMKTPQIVDLGA
- a CDS encoding beta-N-acetylhexosaminidase — translated: MKNLTYLLKIKLYLLLVFISSPNLFGQVTALKVIPEVQQFVAKNGNYTLPGSIQIKVHTGKNDSLMLIATQLKEELQSMLQINASISATSALKAASKNEILISYSHTALKNTEAYTLELDTNTGITIQGASRNGVFWATRTLLQLAKNHEKTIPCGIITDYPDFPNRGFMLDVGRKFFTIDYLRDYVKILSYYKMNEFHVHLNDNGFKAYYDNDWSKTYAAFRLQSDTYPGLAAKDGHYTKEEFRDLQRLGMQYGVNVIPEIDIPAHSLAFTRYNPDLKASAPYADDHLAILDDEKLPHIYRFFNQLFDEYIKGDNPVFIGPDVHIGTDEYIKEGKGRDVDNNQAKRFREFTNYYINYIANSGKTPRLWGGLEWLKDKPLTEVKPAGNAVMNAWSKDWVNAEKMLADGFRIISTPDTWLYIVPAAGYYRDFLDTQWLYTNYRPEKVNSVVTLPNFQPGLLGSTFAVWNDICENGISQLDVHYRTMPAIKVMGSKNWKVAPAKSFEAYQLLAHNSSDGPDVNLSGIYSQHELQAIAAKLGNKAISFNGKKEVILGGTDLGYNYDLSFDIKPKNNNKNNAILFQSSYGTLSVNTNGSEKLGFSRDGYTYTFNFIPNNNRWQTIRLVGDYKSVTLYVDGKKTDHLTAYKKTEGLPKGFNFQQTLTFPLEKIGDAKNGFIGEIRNLQLSYIKAQM